The following proteins come from a genomic window of Flavobacterium eburneipallidum:
- a CDS encoding type II toxin-antitoxin system VapC family toxin, with the protein MTRLFLDTNVILDLLGERIPFFDSIAKIATLADQKKLTLVVSPLSFTTVDYVLNKFETSESVLNKLRKFKIICEVCEVDEETIEKGLNSNFKDFEDAVQYFTALQANCSIIITRNGKDFKNATIPIMTADEYLSSIQ; encoded by the coding sequence ATGACCAGACTATTTTTAGACACTAATGTTATATTGGATTTGCTGGGAGAAAGAATTCCTTTTTTTGATTCAATTGCAAAAATTGCAACCTTGGCGGATCAAAAAAAGCTCACTTTAGTTGTCTCTCCTCTTTCGTTTACAACAGTAGATTACGTTTTAAATAAATTCGAAACATCGGAATCTGTCTTGAATAAATTACGAAAATTTAAAATAATCTGTGAGGTTTGTGAAGTTGATGAAGAAACAATTGAAAAAGGATTGAATTCGAATTTTAAAGATTTTGAAGATGCAGTTCAATATTTTACTGCCTTACAAGCTAATTGTTCGATTATCATCACTCGAAACGGGAAAGACTTTAAGAACGCTACAATTCCAATTATGACAGCCGATGAGTATTTGAGTAGCATCCAATAA
- a CDS encoding Do family serine endopeptidase, giving the protein MKRFSSLFLVSLLSGAVTLGSYKLLFDDNGYFSKKSIVTQAPNSYGRTVGLSAEAVDFTEAADKTIHTVVHVKNVSRTTVSNPLLEYFYGFRGGQQQEQVGTGSGVIISEDGYIVTNNHVIKDASEIEITLNNKKSYKAKLIGTDSKMDIALLKITADEKLPYTAFANSDSVKIGEWVLAVGNPYNLTSTVTAGIISAKARNLDTSGIQSFIQTDAAVNPGNSGGALVNTRGELIGINTMISSPTGSYTGYSFAIPSNNAKKIIDDLIEFGNVQRGVLGVEGGELNAQASKELGIKETQGFYINKVVKKSGAEKAGLQKGDIIVKLDNQNIATFADLSGYINTKRPNDKVEVTFIREGKNKTVPVILSKNEFFNTEFKGLELENIDANDKKRFHLESGVKIKAITNENLKQYEEDLRGNIILSIDNVKIKDIESASKILNNKAENQSIQMEMINKRGEIIRIII; this is encoded by the coding sequence ATGAAACGATTTTCAAGCCTATTTTTAGTATCATTGTTGAGCGGAGCCGTAACCTTGGGCTCTTATAAATTGTTATTTGACGACAATGGCTATTTTTCGAAAAAATCAATTGTAACCCAAGCTCCCAATTCGTACGGAAGAACTGTTGGTTTATCTGCAGAAGCCGTTGATTTTACCGAAGCAGCCGACAAAACAATTCACACGGTGGTTCACGTAAAAAATGTTTCTAGAACCACTGTTTCTAATCCGTTATTAGAATATTTTTATGGTTTTAGAGGTGGACAACAACAAGAACAAGTAGGAACAGGTTCGGGTGTAATTATTTCGGAAGATGGTTATATTGTAACCAACAACCACGTCATCAAAGACGCATCCGAAATAGAAATCACCTTAAACAATAAAAAATCGTACAAAGCCAAACTCATTGGAACGGATTCCAAGATGGATATTGCTTTGCTGAAAATTACTGCCGACGAAAAATTACCTTACACCGCTTTCGCCAATTCGGATTCGGTAAAAATTGGTGAATGGGTTTTGGCCGTTGGAAATCCGTATAATTTAACTTCGACTGTTACGGCTGGAATTATTTCGGCCAAAGCCAGAAACTTGGACACGAGCGGTATTCAATCGTTCATACAAACTGATGCGGCTGTAAACCCAGGAAATAGTGGTGGTGCATTAGTCAACACTCGTGGCGAATTGATAGGAATCAACACGATGATTTCGTCTCCAACAGGTTCTTATACCGGCTATTCGTTTGCAATTCCATCTAATAATGCCAAAAAAATAATTGATGATTTAATTGAATTTGGAAATGTACAAAGAGGCGTTTTGGGTGTTGAAGGAGGCGAATTGAACGCACAAGCTTCTAAAGAATTAGGTATCAAAGAAACCCAAGGTTTTTATATCAATAAAGTGGTGAAAAAATCAGGAGCCGAAAAAGCAGGATTGCAAAAAGGCGACATCATCGTTAAATTAGACAATCAAAACATTGCTACTTTTGCCGATCTTTCGGGTTATATTAATACCAAAAGACCGAATGACAAAGTAGAAGTAACATTTATCAGAGAAGGAAAAAACAAAACTGTTCCTGTAATTTTAAGTAAAAATGAGTTCTTCAATACTGAATTTAAAGGTTTAGAGTTGGAAAACATAGATGCCAACGACAAGAAAAGATTTCATTTGGAAAGTGGCGTAAAAATAAAAGCCATCACCAACGAAAACTTAAAACAGTATGAAGAAGACTTAAGAGGAAACATCATCTTGAGCATCGACAACGTAAAAATCAAAGACATCGAATCGGCTTCGAAAATTTTGAACAACAAAGCCGAAAATCAAAGCATCCAAATGGAAATGATTAACAAACGAGGAGAAATAATCCGAATTATTATTTAA
- a CDS encoding low molecular weight protein-tyrosine-phosphatase, which translates to MPVKILMVCLGNICRSPLAEGILASKLPKNKFSVDSAGTGSWHIGRKPDERSIAVAQKHHLDISNQRGRQFSMNDFEAFDYIYVMDNSNYDDVILMTKNPEHREKVQLILNELFPNENVDVPDPYYGLPNGFEAVYQMLNDACDVIAKKLIEKHP; encoded by the coding sequence ATGCCGGTAAAAATTTTGATGGTTTGTTTAGGTAATATTTGCCGGTCACCACTAGCCGAAGGGATATTAGCCTCCAAACTTCCTAAAAATAAATTCAGTGTAGATTCGGCAGGAACAGGCTCATGGCACATTGGTCGAAAACCTGACGAACGTTCTATAGCTGTTGCCCAAAAACATCATTTAGACATTTCAAATCAAAGAGGAAGACAATTCTCTATGAACGATTTTGAGGCATTTGATTACATATACGTAATGGATAATTCCAATTATGACGATGTAATATTAATGACTAAAAATCCAGAACACCGAGAAAAAGTACAACTCATTTTGAACGAATTATTTCCTAACGAAAATGTAGATGTGCCAGATCCTTACTACGGTTTGCCAAACGGATTTGAAGCGGTTTATCAAATGCTCAACGATGCCTGTGATGTTATTGCTAAAAAACTGATAGAGAAGCACCCTTGA
- a CDS encoding IMPACT family protein, producing MKDTYKTISVHSTEILFKEKNSKFFGYAFPIQSETAVKPIIDDLRKQHPHAVHYCYAYQIGTDKIMYRANDDGEPSNSAGMPIYGQIQSFDLTNVLIVVVRIFGGIKLGVGGLIAAYKTTAQLTLESSEIIEKTIDVHYLISFGYKNINKVMRVIKEKNIEIVNQKMEMSCEIEILTRKKNAEMIFDIFNSMFEIEIKPNFS from the coding sequence ATGAAAGACACCTATAAAACAATCTCCGTTCATTCAACGGAGATTTTATTTAAAGAAAAAAATAGCAAATTCTTTGGTTACGCCTTCCCTATCCAATCAGAAACAGCAGTAAAGCCTATTATTGACGACTTACGCAAGCAGCATCCTCATGCCGTGCATTATTGTTATGCCTATCAAATTGGGACAGATAAAATAATGTACCGCGCCAATGATGATGGCGAACCCAGCAATTCGGCAGGAATGCCTATTTATGGACAAATTCAGTCTTTTGACTTGACCAATGTGTTAATTGTAGTCGTACGAATTTTTGGTGGCATAAAATTGGGCGTTGGCGGATTGATTGCTGCTTATAAAACCACAGCGCAACTCACGCTCGAATCATCGGAAATCATCGAAAAAACAATCGATGTTCATTACTTGATTTCGTTCGGTTATAAAAATATCAACAAAGTGATGCGGGTTATCAAGGAAAAAAATATCGAAATTGTAAACCAAAAAATGGAAATGAGTTGCGAAATTGAAATCCTAACCCGAAAAAAAAATGCCGAAATGATATTCGACATCTTCAATTCTATGTTTGAAATTGAGATTAAACCCAACTTTTCATAA
- the dnaA gene encoding chromosomal replication initiator protein DnaA, translating into MNKTAQSVWENCLSFIKDNIQDQAYKTWFEPIKSVELTDNALYIQVPSKFFYEWLEEHYVKLLKVALTKELGKNAKLLYKIKMENTYGNKQPFTEQLPSANRSPMKAQDVDAPYKNLNPELKNPFVIPGIRNLKIESQLNPNYSFDNFLEGDSNRLARSAGMAVANKPGGTSFNPLLIFGGVGLGKTHLAHAIGVEIKDKYPEKTVLYISAEIFTQQYIDSVKKNNRNDFIHFYQLIDVLIIDDVQFLSGKSGTQDVFFHIFNYLHQNGKQVILTSDKAPVDMQDIEQRLLSRFKWGLSAELHQPDYETRISILKNILYRDGVEIPEEIIEYVARNIKSNVRELEGAIISLIAQSSFNKKEVTLELAKSVVEKFVKNVKREISIDYIQKIVSDYFQLDVETLQSKTRKRHIVQARQLAMFFAKKFTKASLANIGSQIGDRDHATVLHACKTVDNLVATDKQFKKFVEDINKKLTL; encoded by the coding sequence ATGAACAAGACTGCACAATCAGTATGGGAAAACTGCCTGTCTTTTATTAAAGACAACATTCAAGATCAAGCCTATAAAACTTGGTTTGAACCAATCAAGTCAGTTGAACTTACCGATAACGCACTTTATATTCAGGTTCCAAGTAAATTTTTCTACGAATGGCTAGAAGAACACTACGTTAAATTATTAAAAGTAGCATTGACCAAAGAACTCGGAAAAAATGCAAAGTTACTCTATAAAATTAAAATGGAGAACACTTATGGTAACAAACAACCGTTTACAGAACAATTACCAAGTGCCAATCGTTCGCCAATGAAAGCACAGGATGTTGATGCTCCTTACAAAAACCTCAATCCAGAATTAAAAAACCCTTTTGTGATTCCAGGTATTCGAAATTTAAAAATCGAATCACAATTGAATCCAAATTACAGTTTTGATAATTTCTTGGAAGGCGATTCGAATAGATTAGCCCGTTCTGCAGGTATGGCTGTGGCCAATAAACCTGGTGGAACTTCATTCAATCCCCTATTGATTTTTGGTGGAGTTGGTTTAGGAAAAACCCATTTGGCCCACGCTATTGGTGTTGAAATCAAAGACAAATATCCAGAAAAGACAGTTTTATACATTTCTGCCGAAATTTTTACACAACAATATATCGATTCGGTCAAGAAGAACAACAGAAATGATTTTATTCATTTCTACCAACTAATCGATGTTTTGATTATTGATGATGTTCAATTTTTATCAGGGAAGTCAGGAACTCAAGATGTATTTTTCCATATTTTCAATTACTTGCACCAAAACGGAAAACAAGTCATTTTGACTTCGGACAAAGCTCCTGTTGACATGCAAGATATCGAACAACGACTGTTATCTCGTTTCAAATGGGGATTATCTGCCGAATTACACCAACCCGATTACGAAACTAGAATTTCAATCCTAAAGAATATTTTATACCGTGACGGAGTAGAAATTCCAGAAGAAATTATAGAATATGTTGCCCGGAATATCAAATCGAACGTAAGAGAACTGGAAGGCGCCATTATTTCCTTAATCGCACAATCTTCTTTCAATAAAAAAGAAGTAACCCTCGAACTGGCCAAAAGTGTTGTCGAAAAATTCGTTAAAAATGTAAAAAGAGAAATTTCTATCGATTACATTCAAAAAATTGTTTCGGATTATTTCCAATTGGACGTGGAAACGCTCCAATCCAAAACTAGAAAAAGACATATTGTTCAGGCACGCCAATTAGCCATGTTTTTTGCCAAAAAATTCACCAAAGCTTCATTAGCTAACATCGGTTCTCAAATAGGAGATCGAGACCACGCTACCGTTTTACACGCTTGCAAAACGGTTGACAATTTAGTAGCAACCGACAAACAATTCAAGAAATTTGTTGAAGATATCAACAAAAAACTAACGTTATAA
- a CDS encoding GNAT family N-acetyltransferase: MITLKGENIYLRALEPNDLEFVYAMENDQSIWEVSNTQTPYSRFLVKQYLENAHQDIYEAKQLRLAICQDEDFPALGLIDLFDFDPKNNRAGIGIVIQSVENRKQNIGSEALELLVNYAFYHLNLHQLYANIAVENVASVALFSKFGFQKIGTKKDWTLVNGVYKDEAIFQLINHQL; encoded by the coding sequence ATGATTACTCTCAAAGGCGAAAATATCTACCTCCGAGCACTCGAACCCAATGATTTGGAGTTTGTCTATGCTATGGAAAATGACCAAAGCATTTGGGAAGTAAGCAATACACAAACACCTTACAGTCGGTTTTTGGTGAAGCAATACCTCGAAAATGCCCATCAGGATATATATGAAGCCAAGCAATTGCGATTGGCGATTTGTCAGGATGAAGATTTTCCAGCCCTTGGATTAATCGATTTATTTGATTTTGACCCAAAGAATAACAGGGCGGGAATTGGTATCGTTATTCAGTCAGTAGAAAACAGAAAACAAAACATCGGTTCCGAAGCTTTGGAGTTGTTAGTCAACTATGCTTTTTATCATTTGAATCTACATCAATTATATGCAAATATAGCTGTAGAAAATGTTGCGAGTGTGGCTCTTTTTTCTAAATTTGGATTCCAGAAAATAGGCACAAAAAAAGATTGGACTTTAGTCAATGGAGTGTATAAAGACGAGGCTATTTTTCAATTAATAAATCATCAACTTTAA
- the mltG gene encoding endolytic transglycosylase MltG — protein MNLKKIITIASVVLISGLLIYGGILANQVFSKNTKFSQSEVFVFVPTDATYEDVKKILEPFVENMNRFEMVASKRSYPENVKSGRFLLTKGMNSYDLVKAMRSNVPVKLAFNNQERLEDFATRVSSQIEPDSLTLMKIFKDSIFLKENGFTEENVFAMFIPNTYEVYWNITAEKFRDKMIKEYHNFWNEERIAKAKKQGLTPVEATILASIVHKESVKKDERPRIAGVYLNRLKIEMPLQADPTVIYALKKKDNDFNQVIKRVLYNDLFLTSPYNTYKVIGLPPGPIAMPDITALEAVLNPEKNDFIYFCASVDRFGYHEFAVTLPEHNINAKKYADWINSQGVKR, from the coding sequence TTGAACTTAAAGAAAATCATAACAATAGCATCTGTAGTACTAATATCAGGATTACTGATTTACGGAGGAATACTAGCCAATCAGGTTTTTTCTAAAAACACCAAATTTTCACAATCTGAAGTTTTTGTTTTTGTACCAACAGACGCTACTTATGAAGATGTTAAGAAAATATTAGAACCTTTTGTAGAAAACATGAACCGTTTTGAAATGGTGGCTAGTAAAAGAAGCTATCCCGAAAATGTAAAATCAGGACGTTTTTTATTGACCAAAGGAATGAATAGTTACGATTTGGTGAAAGCTATGCGAAGCAATGTTCCCGTGAAATTGGCTTTCAACAACCAAGAACGATTGGAAGATTTTGCCACTCGAGTGAGTTCACAAATAGAACCCGATAGTTTGACTTTGATGAAAATCTTCAAAGATTCCATCTTCCTGAAAGAGAATGGTTTTACAGAAGAGAATGTTTTTGCCATGTTTATCCCGAATACTTACGAAGTCTATTGGAACATTACTGCCGAAAAATTCCGTGATAAAATGATTAAGGAATACCATAATTTTTGGAATGAAGAGCGAATTGCAAAAGCCAAAAAGCAAGGTTTAACCCCTGTTGAAGCTACTATTTTAGCTTCAATCGTACACAAAGAATCCGTTAAAAAAGACGAAAGACCAAGAATTGCTGGTGTGTATTTGAATCGTTTAAAAATTGAAATGCCATTGCAAGCTGATCCAACCGTAATTTATGCCTTGAAAAAGAAAGACAACGATTTCAATCAAGTAATCAAAAGGGTTTTGTATAATGATTTGTTTTTGACTTCACCTTACAATACGTATAAAGTGATTGGTTTGCCTCCAGGACCTATTGCAATGCCTGATATTACAGCCTTGGAAGCTGTTTTGAATCCAGAAAAAAATGATTTTATTTATTTCTGTGCCAGCGTAGATCGTTTTGGCTACCACGAATTTGCGGTAACCTTACCAGAACATAATATAAATGCCAAGAAATACGCAGATTGGATCAACAGTCAAGGAGTAAAAAGATAG
- a CDS encoding HAD family hydrolase, with the protein MIDTIIFDFGDVFINLDKQATMDGLKKLGLSQWNTDLDNLNIQFEKGEISRENFLLGFQKQMPKASIEEIEEAWNAILLDFPLKRLEFLQKLATKYRLFLLSNTDSIHINTFENKTGTSFYSDFYQCFEKVYFSFEMGMRKPDAEIYNYVLAQHGLIAKHTLFVDDKKENTDSAASLGINVWNLQVGKEDVVDLFSKTELNIQ; encoded by the coding sequence ATGATTGATACTATCATTTTTGATTTTGGCGATGTTTTTATCAATTTAGATAAACAAGCCACTATGGATGGACTTAAAAAATTAGGTTTATCGCAATGGAACACGGATTTAGATAATTTGAACATTCAATTCGAAAAAGGAGAAATTTCTAGAGAAAACTTCTTGCTTGGCTTTCAAAAACAAATGCCCAAAGCTTCTATTGAAGAAATTGAAGAAGCCTGGAATGCTATTTTATTGGATTTTCCCTTGAAAAGATTGGAGTTTTTACAAAAATTAGCTACCAAGTACCGTTTGTTTTTATTAAGCAATACAGATTCTATTCACATCAATACTTTCGAAAATAAAACGGGTACTTCTTTTTACAGTGATTTTTACCAATGTTTCGAAAAAGTGTATTTCTCTTTTGAAATGGGAATGCGTAAACCCGATGCCGAAATTTACAATTATGTATTGGCACAACACGGATTGATTGCTAAACATACTTTATTTGTTGATGACAAGAAAGAAAACACAGATTCTGCAGCTTCATTGGGGATTAATGTTTGGAATCTTCAAGTAGGCAAGGAAGATGTCGTAGATTTATTTTCAAAAACTGAATTGAATATACAGTAA
- a CDS encoding DUF2279 domain-containing protein: MNYKKQFYFLLLLAFQSVLGQNSFDTFLKPSDSLNKKRQNAVFVTEAVLASGALIGLNQLWYADYPKSDFHFINDNSDWMQMDKIGHLYSSYHIGRLGAETLNWSGANQKNQLIYGASLGFVFLTAVEVMDGFSAEWGASIGDVVANASGTALYVSQELIWNEQRIIPKFSFHTTKYADYRPNLLGNSLQEQILKDYNGQTYWLSANLHSFAKNSKIPKWLNLALGYGAEGMIGKNDDKNQIIFPANMEKFRKFHISLDLDLTKINTKSQFLKTVFSVLNTVKIPAPTLEYSPQRGFKFHTLYF; encoded by the coding sequence TTGAATTACAAAAAGCAGTTTTATTTTTTGTTGCTGTTGGCGTTCCAAAGCGTTTTAGGGCAAAATTCATTCGATACTTTTCTTAAACCTTCTGATTCTTTAAATAAAAAGAGGCAGAATGCTGTATTCGTTACCGAAGCCGTTTTAGCCTCTGGTGCTTTGATTGGCTTGAACCAACTTTGGTATGCGGATTATCCCAAATCCGATTTTCATTTCATCAATGATAATTCCGATTGGATGCAAATGGATAAAATAGGACATCTTTATTCTTCTTACCATATTGGACGATTGGGAGCTGAAACTCTGAATTGGAGTGGAGCCAACCAAAAAAACCAATTGATTTATGGAGCTAGTTTAGGATTTGTGTTCTTAACCGCTGTTGAGGTTATGGATGGATTTTCTGCCGAATGGGGAGCATCGATAGGTGATGTTGTTGCCAATGCTTCGGGAACGGCTTTATATGTTTCGCAAGAACTAATTTGGAACGAACAACGCATCATTCCAAAATTCTCTTTTCACACTACAAAGTATGCTGATTACAGACCCAATTTGTTGGGTAATTCTTTGCAAGAACAAATCTTAAAAGATTATAACGGACAAACCTATTGGCTTTCGGCAAATTTGCATTCTTTTGCCAAAAATTCTAAAATACCGAAGTGGTTGAACCTTGCTTTGGGTTATGGAGCAGAGGGAATGATTGGCAAAAATGATGATAAAAATCAGATTATTTTTCCTGCAAATATGGAAAAATTTAGAAAATTTCACATAAGTTTGGATTTAGATTTGACAAAAATCAACACAAAATCGCAGTTTTTGAAGACCGTTTTTTCGGTTTTAAATACGGTCAAAATCCCCGCCCCGACCCTTGAATACTCGCCTCAACGGGGATTCAAATTTCACACTCTCTATTTTTAG
- a CDS encoding acyl-CoA thioesterase, producing the protein MNYHQTQIRVRYSETDQMGVVYHGNYAPYFEIGRVEWLRNKGISYKSMEENGIMLPVVSLTMNYKKSARYDELLTLKTILKKQTTVKIEFEYELYNEGGELLTTGSSILVFVDIKTGRPIAPPQYISEVLNRTE; encoded by the coding sequence ATGAATTATCATCAAACACAAATACGCGTTCGCTATTCAGAAACAGACCAAATGGGGGTTGTTTATCATGGGAATTATGCTCCTTATTTTGAGATTGGAAGGGTCGAATGGTTGAGAAACAAAGGGATTTCATATAAATCAATGGAAGAAAACGGAATTATGCTTCCCGTGGTTTCGTTGACTATGAATTACAAAAAATCAGCTCGTTATGACGAACTTTTGACTTTGAAAACAATACTAAAAAAACAGACTACTGTTAAGATTGAATTTGAGTACGAACTCTATAATGAAGGAGGTGAGTTATTAACAACGGGCAGTTCAATATTGGTTTTTGTGGACATAAAAACAGGAAGACCAATTGCTCCTCCGCAGTATATTTCAGAAGTTTTAAATAGAACGGAATAG
- a CDS encoding DUF6364 family protein — protein sequence MDAKLTLKLDQEIIEKAKNYASEKKISLSRLIENYFNSLTTDQSNNDLQISPFVKSLSSGVKIPADYDYKKDRADYLEQKHK from the coding sequence ATGGACGCTAAACTTACTTTAAAGTTAGATCAAGAGATAATTGAAAAAGCTAAAAATTATGCCTCTGAAAAAAAAATAAGTTTGTCTCGACTAATAGAAAACTATTTCAATTCTTTAACTACTGATCAATCGAATAACGACTTGCAGATTTCTCCCTTTGTAAAAAGTCTTTCATCAGGAGTTAAAATTCCAGCTGATTATGATTATAAAAAAGACCGTGCTGATTATTTAGAACAAAAACACAAATGA
- a CDS encoding peptidoglycan-binding protein LysM, whose product MINKWSFYTTLTIIVAFLSSGFKPFDLETNQWFFTDEKDGAHYLFPSQKQNEYTNLSVPFTGKFFVGYKEAIAFKESQGKYKKINSLGYMGKYQFGTETLKTVGIHDSSRFLNSPKMQEKAFVALLAKNKSELKNVIEKYEGKVVAGILVTESGILAAAHLGGVGSVKKFFRNNGNRYYKDAYGTSIRTYMRDFGGYETSGIVANSNAKVSL is encoded by the coding sequence ATGATAAACAAATGGTCTTTTTACACAACTTTGACTATTATTGTAGCTTTTTTAAGCTCGGGCTTTAAGCCTTTTGATCTAGAAACCAATCAGTGGTTTTTTACTGATGAAAAAGATGGTGCACACTACTTATTTCCATCTCAAAAACAAAATGAATATACTAATTTGAGTGTGCCTTTTACTGGTAAATTTTTTGTCGGTTATAAAGAAGCAATTGCTTTCAAGGAATCCCAAGGGAAGTACAAAAAAATTAATTCGTTAGGGTATATGGGCAAATACCAGTTTGGCACCGAAACCCTAAAAACAGTTGGAATTCACGATAGCAGTCGCTTTTTGAATAGTCCAAAAATGCAGGAAAAAGCTTTTGTAGCACTTCTGGCAAAAAACAAATCCGAATTAAAGAACGTTATCGAAAAATACGAAGGAAAAGTGGTAGCAGGTATTCTAGTTACTGAATCTGGAATATTAGCTGCAGCACATCTTGGTGGAGTAGGTTCGGTAAAAAAGTTTTTTAGAAACAACGGAAATCGCTATTACAAAGATGCTTACGGAACTTCGATACGAACGTATATGAGAGATTTTGGAGGCTATGAAACCTCTGGAATTGTAGCCAATAGTAATGCTAAAGTAAGCCTGTAA
- the dapF gene encoding diaminopimelate epimerase — MQLEFYKYQGTGNDFVMIDNRSGFFPKEDVQLVARLCDRRFGIGADGLILLENDTETDFKMVYYNSDGNTSSMCGNGGRCLVAFAKDLNVIADKTTFIATDGLHHATVASDGIVSLQMIDVADIKKETDYTFMNTGSPHHVQLVDDLEHYNVKEKGAALRYGSLYGAAGSNINFVKKINEDTFSLRTYERGVEDETLACGTGATAVAIAMNATGQTNASSINLNVEGGKLAVSFDKIGDLFTNVFLIGPAEFVFKGVIEI; from the coding sequence ATGCAATTAGAATTCTATAAATATCAGGGAACAGGAAACGATTTTGTAATGATTGACAATCGTTCGGGATTTTTCCCAAAAGAAGATGTACAACTCGTTGCCCGTTTGTGTGATCGCCGTTTCGGAATTGGTGCTGACGGATTGATTTTGTTGGAAAATGACACCGAAACCGATTTCAAAATGGTTTACTACAATTCCGATGGGAATACCAGTTCGATGTGTGGAAATGGTGGTCGTTGTTTGGTGGCTTTTGCCAAAGATTTAAACGTGATTGCCGATAAAACAACATTCATAGCCACCGATGGCTTGCATCACGCAACTGTTGCTAGTGACGGAATCGTTTCTTTACAGATGATTGACGTTGCTGATATCAAAAAAGAAACCGATTATACTTTTATGAATACTGGTTCGCCACATCACGTACAATTGGTGGACGATTTAGAACATTATAATGTAAAAGAAAAAGGAGCAGCGTTGCGTTATGGTTCTTTATATGGAGCAGCAGGTAGCAACATCAATTTCGTAAAAAAAATCAATGAAGATACGTTTTCACTTCGCACCTATGAAAGAGGAGTTGAAGATGAAACTTTGGCCTGCGGAACTGGTGCAACAGCGGTTGCCATCGCCATGAATGCCACAGGACAAACCAATGCTTCTTCTATTAATTTGAATGTAGAAGGCGGAAAATTAGCCGTTTCTTTTGATAAAATAGGTGATTTGTTTACCAATGTTTTTCTGATTGGGCCTGCGGAATTTGTTTTTAAAGGCGTTATTGAAATATAA
- a CDS encoding SAM-dependent methyltransferase, whose product MKPNLTLGKLYLIPTTLGEEGDPNDVLPQTIKRSIDFIDDFIVENEKTARKFIKSIQPTKVQASLRLSSLNKHTEVSEHSKMLQACLEGKNVGLMSEAGCPGVADPGAVIVKLAHEKGIQVVPLVGPSSILLAIMASGMNGQSFAFNGYLPIDKSEKKSALKNLEKLSQDKNQSQLFIETPYRNNKMLEDIIQALNPSTYICVATDITMPTEFIKTMRASEWKKIKVDLHNRPTIFIIHKM is encoded by the coding sequence ATGAAGCCAAATCTTACTTTAGGAAAACTATATTTAATCCCAACTACTTTAGGTGAAGAAGGTGACCCAAATGATGTATTGCCTCAAACTATAAAAAGAAGCATCGATTTTATTGACGATTTTATTGTAGAAAACGAAAAAACGGCTCGAAAATTCATCAAAAGCATTCAACCAACAAAAGTGCAAGCTTCGTTACGATTAAGTTCCTTAAACAAACACACCGAAGTTTCGGAACATTCCAAGATGCTCCAAGCTTGTTTAGAAGGAAAAAACGTGGGACTCATGAGTGAAGCCGGCTGCCCCGGAGTTGCCGATCCTGGAGCTGTTATTGTAAAATTGGCTCACGAAAAAGGAATTCAAGTTGTCCCGCTAGTAGGTCCTTCATCTATTTTATTAGCGATTATGGCTTCTGGAATGAACGGTCAAAGTTTTGCTTTTAATGGATATCTTCCAATCGATAAAAGTGAAAAAAAATCAGCATTAAAAAATCTAGAAAAATTATCGCAAGATAAAAATCAATCGCAACTTTTTATTGAAACTCCTTATCGAAACAATAAAATGCTGGAAGATATTATTCAAGCCTTGAATCCATCCACTTATATTTGTGTGGCTACTGACATTACTATGCCAACGGAATTCATCAAAACAATGAGAGCTTCTGAATGGAAAAAAATCAAAGTTGATTTACACAACCGCCCAACTATTTTTATCATTCATAAAATGTAA